Proteins from a genomic interval of Trifolium pratense cultivar HEN17-A07 linkage group LG6, ARS_RC_1.1, whole genome shotgun sequence:
- the LOC123889577 gene encoding F-box/LRR-repeat protein At3g58900-like, with amino-acid sequence MDDHISELPDDILSYILTMLSIKDLLKTSVLSKRWRKLWGLRKHLYFDIYNVLGTEKELLEKGYLTEVTVDIVYSRTYRCVNLDLGPKEFIKRVDQFLNNFPGTAIDSFFVNFYFDCEQSNTIDRWICFAIARGVERINLLFRWWPYTANSTTQNKLYKLDFGLFTNTITNVSTLKHLRLEKCLVCHPTNCDLTPFKHLRSLSLKFVKVDEIFIESLLSNCQLLRELSLVHCEFNSSTPKIVSSSLYHLKVSGCCKVSSNNFTRFIRLMLVDCFRLTSLECCGNDLSALNTNTRVLKRINFSIYFDEIENYLNAFALCATFPELEIMRLKIYTITMDLLQVATSLKIAQPLEHLKQLDCIIYLPFDTINEECDLMMIFNILQASPLLQKLSIMIAEPKFFEKQKDIRDVEIFSHDEIKVIEFGGCVGNWFEIEFVMNILKYAHKLEQIVVSPYFREDDSSNWMFDPLWFQSGRERMIEKLQGEEVVGREKLMFI; translated from the exons atggATGATCACATTAGTGAATTACCTGACGATATCTTGTCTTATATCCTCACAATGTTATCCATCAAAGATTTGTTGAAAACAAGTGTACTTTCTAAAAGATGGCGCAAGCTTTGGGGTCTAAGAAAACATCTGTACTTTGATATATACAATGTGCTTGGAACTGAGAAGGAACTACTAGAAAAAGGATATCTCACTGAAGTAACTGTTGACATTGTATATTCTAGAACTTACAGATGTGTCAATTTGGATTTGGGTCCCAAAGAATTTATAAAACGAGTAGATCAATTTCTCAACAATTTTCCTGGCACAGCTATCGATTCTTTCTTTGTAAACTTCTATTTTGATTGTGAACAAAGCAACACTATTGATCGATGGATATGTTTTGCAATTGCGAGGGGAGTAGAGAGAATCAATCTACTCTTTCGATGGTGGCCTTATACCGCCAATAGCACAACTCAAAACAAACTTTATAAACTTGACTTTGGCTTATTTACAAATACTATTACTAATGTTTCAACTCTAAAGCATTTGCGTCTTGAAAAGTGTCTTGTTTGCCATCCCACCAACTGTGACTTAACTCCGTTCAAACATTTGAGATCTCTTTCACTTAAATTTGTAAAAGTGGATGAAATATTCATAGAAAGTTTGTTATCTAATTGTCAACTCCTTCGAGAGCTTTCATTAGTTCATTGTGAGTTCAATTCATCAACGCCAAAGATAGTAAGTTCATCCTTATATCATCTCAAAGTGTCAGGATGCTGTAAGGTATCCTCCAACAATTTCACCAGATTCATAAGATTAATGTTAGTGGACTGCTTTAGACTCACTTCATTAGAATGTTGCGGAAATGATCTGTCTGCCTTAAACACTAATACTCGTGTGCTGAAGAGAATCAACTTCTCTATTTACtttgatgaaattgaaaactATCTTAATGCATTTGCTCTCTGTGCAACTTTTCCTGAACTTGAGATTATGCGTTTGAAAATATATACTATCACTATG GACCTTCTTCAGGTCGCAACTTCCCTAAAAATAGCTCAACCACTCGAACATCTTAAACAATTGGACTGCATCATTTACTTGCCTTTCGACACCATAAATGAAGAGTGTGATCTTATGATGATTTTTAACATCCTTCAAGCTTCTCCTCTTTTACAGAAACTTTCGATCATG ATTGCAGAGCCAAAATTCTTTGAAAAACAGAAAGATATTAGGGATGTTGAAATATTCTCTCATGACGAGATAAAAGTTATTGAATTTGGAGGTTGCGTTGGTAATTGGTTTGAAATTGAGTTTGTTATGAATATTCTAAAATATGCCCACAAACTTGAGCAAATAGTTGTGAGTCCCTATTTCAGAGAAGATGACTCGTCGAATTGGATGTTTGATCCTTTGTGGTTTCAAAGTGGACGTGAAAGGATGATTGAAAAGCTCCAAGGTGAAGAAGTAGTCGGAAGAGAAAAACTcatgttcatataa